GCCAACGTTCTGGCAAGCATCATTGAACCGGAAATGATGGTGGCGTTAAAGATTTCGTCCCAGTACCATTTATTATAGGAGTAAAGGTAAAGCGGTTTAATTGCCTCGGCTGTTTTATCCGGGTCGATAATGCCTTTGAAATACACAATGAAGGCCAAGCCGAAACCTAAAATGAGCATCACGCTGGAAAGGCCGATCGCGGTATAATGCGCTTCATGCGTGGCGTGATCAATCGCAGCTTGGCGCGCGTCAGCAAATACACGGCCATGCCCGTGCTGCTCGCCGTGAGCGCTGTGAGCATCTGCAGCTACGCCGTGCTCGGTAGATTCAGCGTATACTTGAGCCGCCTCATGACTTGCATCAACCGTTGACTCTGCGTGCGTATCTTGATTTTCATTGGCAAAAGCTGACGAGATAAATAACGAAGCACCTTCTTTATGTTCGTTGACCTCGGCGTGCGGTTCAACATGTGCATCCGTTGTTTTTACAACCGTATCCGGCGTTTGAATCACATGCAAGAACCAACCATCTCCGCCGTCAAGCGGGTTGATGGAATAAACGAAAAAGACGGAAAGCGTAGCCAAAACGACAAGCGGGAAGCGCATGACCCAATCCACATCATGCACACTGTGATGACCATGATGATCATCGTGACCGTGATGATGATCGTCATGCGAAGCAGGCTTTAAATGCGCTCTATTTTCACCGAAAAAGACGAGCCACATTTGGCGACCCATGTAAAATGCAGTGAGCATCGCTGCGCCGAAACCAAAAACTGGAATGAGATAATAAAATCCACCTTCTACATTTGCAAAACCAAGCGAACCTGCCAAAATTGCGTCTTTACTCATAAAGCCGCTGGTCATCGGAAGACCAGAAAGCGCAAGCATCGCAATCGTGAAAGTCGCAAATGTCCAAGGCATATTTTTTCTCAGGCCGCCCATCCAGCGCATATCTTGCTCGTGATGGGTTGCATGAATAACCGCACCTGAACCAAGGAAGAGACAAGCTTTAAAAAACGCGTGCGTTACCAAGTGGAAGAAAGCTGGTGCATAAGCGCCAATGCCCATTCCCATGACCATGTAACCAAGCTGAGAAAGTGTTGAATAAGCCAGTACGCGCTTAATATCGTGTTGTGTAATCGCGATGGTTGCGGCCATGAATGCTGTGAAAGCACCGATAAAAGCAATTACATGTAATGCATCAACCGAAAGAATTGGGAATATTCTAGCAACAAAGTATACACCTGCGGCAACCATCGTTGCGGCGTGAATCAATGCTGAAACAGGCGTTGGACCTTCCATTGCATCTGGAAGCCAAATATGCAGCGGGAACTGAGCAGATTTACCAACACAACCCATGAAAAGCAAAAGACCACCTGCCGTTAACCATGCTTCAGAAAGCGTGAAATTTCCATCTTGTATGTTCTGATAAATTTCTTCGTAACCGAAAGTATGGAACTGAGAGTACAGAATCAAAATACCGAGCCACATGCCAATGTCACCAACACGGTTGGTGAGAAATGCTTTTTTCTGCGCATCCGCTGCAGAATCCTTTTCAAAGAAGAAACCGATCAGGAGGTAAGACGACAGACCGACAAGCTCCCAGAAGATGTAAATGGAAAAGAGGTTGTCGGAAAGGACGATGCCGAGCATCGAGAAGGTAAAGATACCGAGATAAGCATAGTAGCGTCCGTAATACTTATCGCCGGCCATGTAGCCCATCGAGAAGATATGAACCAAGAAGCTGATAAGCGTGACAACTACAAGCATAATCGCTGTGAGGTTATCAATCAAAATACCCATGCTAATCGTCAGTGGGCCGACGCCAGGAACATTACCGAAGTCTAACCATGTAAAACTCCAACCGACCTTAAAATTGGGATCATATTCACCGAAGACAACCGAAGTGAATATGTAAAGAGATAATGCCAAGGAAATACCGACTAAGCCGACTCCAACAAAATCACCTTTTCTGGGCAGTTTCCCATTGAAGAAAATGAGAAACGTAAATGATAACAAAGGCAGCAACAGCGTTATTATCGAAAACTGTATCAGTGTATTATCCATTTTAGTTTTTTAGTTTTTTTCTTTTACACATTCACTGATAAAATTACTCACGCATCGTATCAACTTCACTGAGATCGACGGTGTTAAACGTATTATAGATATTAATAACAATCGCGAGCGCGACTGCCGCTTCTGCAGCCGCCAACACAATAACAAACAGGCTAAACATGATGCCTTCCATTGTGCCGCTATATTTTCCAAAAGCCAACAAATTGATATTTGCCGCGTTTAAAATCAATTCAACACTCATCAACACGACAACCGCGTTTTTACGAGTCATTACGCCGAAAAGCCCTAACGAGAAAAGAATGGCTGAAAGCGCGATATAATGATTTAATCCTATTTCTGGTAACATACTTTCGTCCGTCCGTTTATTGATTTTCACCACTTTCCTGAGCAGGGTGATGATGCTCAGCTCTTGCAAGAAATGCTGCGCCGATTAGCGCCACAAGCAATACAATGGATGCAATTTCAAATGGAAGCACATAGTTTGACATAATCTCCACACCAATTTGCTCAACCACCGTTCCGGAAATTTCCTTCTCGCCGTGAAACCAGTTCGCTCTATAAATCATCGTATAAAGCAATGCGCCCATCGTCGCCAACATGATTAAAAGACCGGGGATAAAGTTGAGAACATCGGTTTTCAACTGAACTTGATAAATCTTGTTCGTGAACATCACGCCGAACAGCAACAAGACCAGAATGCCACCAACATAAACCACAATCTGCGTAACGGCCACAAAATCCGCGCTTAGAAATACGTAGATTGCCGCAACGCCGAAAAATGTAAAGAGAAGTGAAAAAGCAGAATAGATAATGTTTCGAGAAAACACCACAAACATGCCTGAAACAACACTCAGTACCGCAAAGAAATAAAATATACCTTGATAAGCCAGTTCCTGCATTTTTTTAGTCTTTAATTTTCTTTAAGAAATCCATCGTTTAGCCTTCGTTTTCGGCATCGCCGCCCTGCTTCTTTTTCGCTGCTGCCATTCTTGCCGCAAGCGCCGGCGAGAGTTTTGGTTTCGGCTTTTCGCCGCCGTCCGCCGGTTGCTCGCCGCCTTCAGCAGATTTTTTTTGCGCCAGTTTTGCCGCCATCATGGGAGACATTTTTTTGCCTGCTGCGGCTGTAGGCACGTCTGTTTTCGGCTTGGCAGCGGCGGCTGGTTTGGCTGCATCACTTGCTTTTTTCTCAGCCTCAAATTGCTCTAATTTTTTCCGCTTGTCCGCTTCCATTTCCTTCGTCATATTGCCGAAATGGTAAATCAAATGCTCGCGGTCAAACTCGGTAAAGTCGTGTACCGGTGTCATGGTTAAGCATTCCGTCGGGCAAGGATAAGTACAAAGGCCACAGAACATGCACTTGCCCATATCAATATCAAAAACCGGAATCCACAAACGTTTTTTCGTTCCATCGGAAGTTGTCCCTAAAATTTCTATATCGTCGGGCGTCGCTTTAAACGAGCCAATCGTAATACATTTTACCGGACAAGCTTTTGCGCACTGGTCGCAACCGATGCAATCATCTATTTCATTATGAAGTCGATAGCGAGCAAAACTTGGTGTAGGAACTGCTTCGCTCGGATACTGAAGCGTGACCAAACCGTCCACCTGATTGAAATAATGATCTTCAGCAATACCCGCAAAGCCTTTGCGCTTAGTCGCATTCAAAAGATGCTTCCAAGTAATACCTAAACCCGTGAGAATTGTGGTAACACCTGTTTTCAATGTATCGAAATAACCACTCATCTAAATCCCTTTGTCTGTTAAAATTAAGTTTGAGTTCAGAGATTACAATCAATTACCAACGTCCGACATACAATTCCCAAAACGCCGTTACGAGAAACGCAATCAAAGCAAACGGCGTCAAAACTTTCCAGCACAAATACATCAGCTGGTCAACGCGCAAGCGCGGAAGTGTCCATCTGAGCCACATTTGCACGAACACGAAGAACAAGCTTTTTGAAATCATCCAGAAAGCGCCCCAAGCCGCACCGCTCGTCCAGTCATAGAGCGCAACCGGCCCGATATTCGGTAACGGGGACGCCCAACCACCGAGAAACATAACCACAAGAATGGCACTGACCATAAACATACTTGCGTATTCCGCAAGGAAGATAACGGCGAACTTCATCCCACCGTACTCGGTGAAATAACCGGCAACCAGCTCGGATTCCGCTTCGGGAATATCAAACGGGGCGCGGTTGGTTTCCGCCAAACCGGAAATAAAGTAGATTAAAAACGCCAACCATGCGATTGGAGATTGGAACAAAAAGTAATCTAAAAAGCCGAGGCCGTCGCCTTGAATTTGAGCTTGCACAATGGTTTGCATGTTCAAGCTTCCGGCCATCATGGCGCCGCAAAGAAGCGCGATGGCAGCTGGAATTTCGTAGCTAACAATCTGCGCCACGCTACGAATCGCGCCGTAAAGTGACCATTTATTATTAGACCCCCAACCAGCAGCAAGAATACCGACCACTTCAAGGGAAACAATGGAAATCGCGTAGAATAAACCGACATTTAAGTCCGCTCCGATGAATGCGGAGCTATAAGGGAGGACAGCATAAGCAGCAAAAGAACCGACGAAGATGATACCCGGACCGATGACGAATAAAAACTTATCCGCCGCTTTCGGCACAATATCTTCTTTGTGAATCAGCTTCATAATGTCGGCGATGGTCTGGAGCAAACCCCATTTACCGACCTCCATAGGTCCAAGTCTATCCTGCATAAATGCAGAAATTTTTCTTTCACCATATACACCGAAGTAAAGCGCATATAAGGCAATGAAAATTAACGATATGGCGGGAATAATGATTAGCCCGACCAAACCTAATTCGGAAAGCGCATTACTCCAAGAATTCAAATCGGCAAAAGCCTGTATTCCAACACTCATGGGTCTTATAAAATCGGTTTTTTGTTATCTATCCACTTCACCAAGAACAATATCAACACTTCCAATAATCGCCACCACATCGGCAATGTATTGGCCTTTTGCCATTTCCGGCAACAACGAAAGATTCACAAAGCAAGAAGAGCGGGCTTTGCAACGGAACGGCGTTGTGCCTTTTCCATCACTGATGATATAGAAGCCCAATTCACCGCGTGGCGCTTCGCCTCTTGCATATACCTCACCGGCTTTCGGTTTAACTCTTTTCGGAACAGCTGCGTGCGGGTCAAAATTTGGATCTTTCGGCATCATGTCAATGCACTGCTCGATCATCTTCAAGCTTTCGTCAATTTCAATCGCTCTCACAAGATGTCGCGATAAGCAATCACCGATAACGGACGCTTTGCCGTCGGGAACAGCCACATCAAATTCCAACTCGGGATAGATTGAATACGGGTCGTCTCTTCTCAAATCCCATTTTACCCCCGAACCACGCAACATCGGGCCAGATGCGCCGGCGTTAATCGCAACATCAGCCGGAAGCAATCCGATATCTTTGGTTCTTTGAACAAAAATTTCATTCTCCGTCAGCAACTGATAAAGTTCGCGCGCCTGAGGCTTGAAGTAGCGAACAAATTCCATTACGCGCTCTTCAAACTTCGCAGGAAAATCGTGCGAAACACCGCCAACCCATATATAATTATAGAGCATTCGTGCGCCGCAAATCCATTCAAGCAAGTTTAGTAAATGTTCACGGTCGCGGAAACAGAAGAGAAACGGGGTAAAAGCACCAAGGTCAATCGCGTAAGTACCGATGGCAACCAAGTGAGAGGCTATTCGATTCAGCTCGGCCACAATGACACGCATAAATTCAATACGGCGGGGAATTTCAATTCCCAAAAGCTTTTCAACGGCAACACAGTACGCAAAATCGTTGTTCATCGAGGCGAGATAATCCATGCGATCCACATAAGGAACGATACCCGGATAATCCACATACTCGGCATGTTTTTCAAAACATCTATGGAGGTAACCCAAATGAGCGGTCGCTTTTACAACAACTTCACCATCGGTCAGCAATTCAACACGAAGCACACCATGCGTAGATGGATGCTGCGGCCCCATGTTGACAATCATATATTCCGTATCCAAGTCCTTTTCAAGAACAATCGTCTGCGGCCCTGTTTGGGTAAACCTTACACTTGATTCGAGCTGAACATCGTCCGCCATACAACAAAAACTTTATAGCAAATTAAAAAAATTAAACCGTGCTACACTTTTCACTAATACGGAACCTTAATTCCGTGATAAACCTCTTGAACTTTATAATCTTTTCTCAACGGATAACCATCCCAATCGTCGGGACAAAGAATTCTCCGCATATCGGGATGACCTTCAAAAACGATTCCATACATATCGTAAGCCTCGCGCTCATGCCAATCGGCGGTCAGCCAAATTTCAGCAACCGACGGAATGCGAGGATCTTCTTTTGAACAAAAAACCTTTACAGTCAGCTTGTGCTTATGCGTCGCCAAAGCATCAAAATTATAAACCACACCCAAACGACCGTCGCCATAATCCACACCGGAAAGACAGGCCATATAATCAAAGCGCAGCCGCTCGTCCTCACGCATAAAAAACGCGATCGCTTGCCAAGCGTCTACATTTTCAACCGTAAAGAACGGCATCAACGGATTGTTATCTAAATCAGAAACGGCGTCGCCAAATTTCTCTTTAATCACTCTATAAGCCATCTCGTGCGGTTCGGGGTCGCGATTTTCATCCACCGGTTCAGCTTTCGGTTTATCCGGAGCAGGAGAAGCATCTCCCGATTTTTTTGCAGCCATACGAGCCGCCATCATGGGAGAGAGTTTCGCCTTAGGCTTTTCGCCGCCCTCTTGAGATGCTGCAGCTTCCTCGCCGCCTTCTTGTTTCTTTTTCATCGCCGCCATTTTTGCAGCAAGCGCTGGCGAGAGCTTTGGTTTCGGCTTTTCTTCCTCTGACATAAATCAAGAAAAATTTTTATCAAGATTAAAACTTATAACAACACTATGATGCGGCCTCTTGCAACTTCTTCGCACTGGCACTTGTCTCGACAATTACATCTTCGGCCTTGACCTTTTTCGGCTTCAAGCGTTCAATGGCCTCTCTTCTATCACCCGCAAATTTTTCTTCACGAATCAATTCTTGAACTTTCATCAAGCCGCCGATCAGCGCCTCTGGTCTCGGCGGACATCCCGGCACATAAACATCAACGGGAATAATTCTATCAACACCTTTCACTACATGGTAGCCGTGTTCCCAATACGGGCCACCACAGTTCGAGCAACTCCCCATAGACAACACGTATCGAGGTTCGGGCATTTGCTCATACAAACGAACAACGCGCTCGGCCATCTTGAAAGTCACCGTACCGGCCACAATCATCAAGTCAGACTGACGAGGCGAGCTTCTCGGGAAAATCCCGAAACGCTCAAGATCATAATTCGATGCGTTGGTCGCCATCATTTCAATTGCGCAACACGCCAAACCAAAGCCCATCGGCCAAAGCGACGACAATCTCGCCCAGTTCAGCACATTTTCGGCTGCCGTAATTACAACCCCGCCTTTATCAAATTTTTGATCAAGAAGCCCCATACCTAAAATCTTTGCTATTTTACAGATTTTTCAAACTCCAAATCTTACGAAACACTTTCTTCTTTTACCACTTGAGAACGACCTGATGAAATATTATCAAATCGCTTTTCCGGCATTTTTGGAACATTTGGCGTCGGGCGAACCCAATCCAAATCACCTTTGACCCAAGCATAAACCAAACCAAGCGTCAATATTGTCACAAAAATCACCGCTTCAAACAAGGCGAACCCACCCAATTGCTTAAAGACCGTTGCCCATGGAAACAAAAACAGCACTTCCACATCAAAAATGATAAAGATAAGTGCCACAACATAGAAACGAATATTAAACTGAACCCACGCACTGCCGACCGCTTCTTCGCCACACTCATAAGAAGTGAGTTTCTCATCATTCGGGCGATGCGGACGAAGCATACGAGAAGAAACGTAGCCGCCTATCACGAAAACCACACCAAAGAGGAGGAAGAGAAAAACCTTACCAAATTCAGAAATTGTATAATCCATAACAATAGAATTTTATCAATCGGCAAATATCACTTTAGATAGACTAACGTCGTTTCTCAGAAGCCATTTATTTTTAACGACTTACAAAACAGAACTAAAATAGTCCGTTTTACCAAAACGGACATGTCTTTAAATATAAAAAACATATTCGATTAATCAATAACACAAATTTAACTTTTTATCAATTTTCCTTTGCAAAACTTAATAGCCACTCGCTGATTCGTGACCACTGGTTTTTGAGTGCAAACATCGTCAATAAAGCGCTCACCATTGAGAATAAAACAAAAAAAACATCGCTGTATGGGATAACATCAAAAGAAGGAATCATGATTTGGTAAAGCACTGCATAAAGCATCATAAATATAGGAAGCCACGCTATGGCGAAAAACATCGTCAAGGCACGTGCCATTACCGGCTTTCTTTTTTCAATGGGAAATGCTCGTTTCAAAGTCACAACCTCAACGCCTTTTTCAATTATCTCTCTGATACTTTTCTCACTCATTCTATTAAAAACGATTTTTCTGTTCTTCCTGTTAAAACCTAAGTTCAGACGCTCTCATGGCTAAAGTCAAATGTGCAAGTAGGGAGAGCGAAAATTTAAACAAAATTATCCTACCATGAAAATAAGTTTGCTTAATAATTTGGAAATTCAAGAAAAGCTGAGCCATTTACCTCATTGGAAAGCCACTGAAAACAATACTGCCATACTTCGCGAAATTTCCTTTTTAGATAAAAAAAACGGGCAAAGCCCGTTTAGAAATGGATTAAACTTTGTAGAACAAGCGGCTGAGTTAGCCGATGAAATGAATCACCACCCTGATATTTTGCTAACCTAC
Above is a window of Chloroherpeton thalassium ATCC 35110 DNA encoding:
- the nuoL gene encoding NADH-quinone oxidoreductase subunit L; this encodes MDNTLIQFSIITLLLPLLSFTFLIFFNGKLPRKGDFVGVGLVGISLALSLYIFTSVVFGEYDPNFKVGWSFTWLDFGNVPGVGPLTISMGILIDNLTAIMLVVVTLISFLVHIFSMGYMAGDKYYGRYYAYLGIFTFSMLGIVLSDNLFSIYIFWELVGLSSYLLIGFFFEKDSAADAQKKAFLTNRVGDIGMWLGILILYSQFHTFGYEEIYQNIQDGNFTLSEAWLTAGGLLLFMGCVGKSAQFPLHIWLPDAMEGPTPVSALIHAATMVAAGVYFVARIFPILSVDALHVIAFIGAFTAFMAATIAITQHDIKRVLAYSTLSQLGYMVMGMGIGAYAPAFFHLVTHAFFKACLFLGSGAVIHATHHEQDMRWMGGLRKNMPWTFATFTIAMLALSGLPMTSGFMSKDAILAGSLGFANVEGGFYYLIPVFGFGAAMLTAFYMGRQMWLVFFGENRAHLKPASHDDHHHGHDDHHGHHSVHDVDWVMRFPLVVLATLSVFFVYSINPLDGGDGWFLHVIQTPDTVVKTTDAHVEPHAEVNEHKEGASLFISSAFANENQDTHAESTVDASHEAAQVYAESTEHGVAADAHSAHGEQHGHGRVFADARQAAIDHATHEAHYTAIGLSSVMLILGFGLAFIVYFKGIIDPDKTAEAIKPLYLYSYNKWYWDEIFNATIISGSMMLARTLAWIDKNIVDGMVNGVGNLTKWVAFRNGDFDKLVVDGLVNLTGFTVQFFGLVLRKIQTGRVQTYVALALVAVVGYFCYFFFNIN
- the nuoK gene encoding NADH-quinone oxidoreductase subunit NuoK; this encodes MLPEIGLNHYIALSAILFSLGLFGVMTRKNAVVVLMSVELILNAANINLLAFGKYSGTMEGIMFSLFVIVLAAAEAAVALAIVINIYNTFNTVDLSEVDTMRE
- a CDS encoding NADH-quinone oxidoreductase subunit J family protein, yielding MQELAYQGIFYFFAVLSVVSGMFVVFSRNIIYSAFSLLFTFFGVAAIYVFLSADFVAVTQIVVYVGGILVLLLFGVMFTNKIYQVQLKTDVLNFIPGLLIMLATMGALLYTMIYRANWFHGEKEISGTVVEQIGVEIMSNYVLPFEIASIVLLVALIGAAFLARAEHHHPAQESGENQ
- a CDS encoding NuoI/complex I 23 kDa subunit family protein — encoded protein: MSGYFDTLKTGVTTILTGLGITWKHLLNATKRKGFAGIAEDHYFNQVDGLVTLQYPSEAVPTPSFARYRLHNEIDDCIGCDQCAKACPVKCITIGSFKATPDDIEILGTTSDGTKKRLWIPVFDIDMGKCMFCGLCTYPCPTECLTMTPVHDFTEFDREHLIYHFGNMTKEMEADKRKKLEQFEAEKKASDAAKPAAAAKPKTDVPTAAAGKKMSPMMAAKLAQKKSAEGGEQPADGGEKPKPKLSPALAARMAAAKKKQGGDAENEG
- the nuoH gene encoding NADH-quinone oxidoreductase subunit NuoH, with the protein product MSVGIQAFADLNSWSNALSELGLVGLIIIPAISLIFIALYALYFGVYGERKISAFMQDRLGPMEVGKWGLLQTIADIMKLIHKEDIVPKAADKFLFVIGPGIIFVGSFAAYAVLPYSSAFIGADLNVGLFYAISIVSLEVVGILAAGWGSNNKWSLYGAIRSVAQIVSYEIPAAIALLCGAMMAGSLNMQTIVQAQIQGDGLGFLDYFLFQSPIAWLAFLIYFISGLAETNRAPFDIPEAESELVAGYFTEYGGMKFAVIFLAEYASMFMVSAILVVMFLGGWASPLPNIGPVALYDWTSGAAWGAFWMISKSLFFVFVQMWLRWTLPRLRVDQLMYLCWKVLTPFALIAFLVTAFWELYVGRW
- a CDS encoding NADH-quinone oxidoreductase subunit D, with product MADDVQLESSVRFTQTGPQTIVLEKDLDTEYMIVNMGPQHPSTHGVLRVELLTDGEVVVKATAHLGYLHRCFEKHAEYVDYPGIVPYVDRMDYLASMNNDFAYCVAVEKLLGIEIPRRIEFMRVIVAELNRIASHLVAIGTYAIDLGAFTPFLFCFRDREHLLNLLEWICGARMLYNYIWVGGVSHDFPAKFEERVMEFVRYFKPQARELYQLLTENEIFVQRTKDIGLLPADVAINAGASGPMLRGSGVKWDLRRDDPYSIYPELEFDVAVPDGKASVIGDCLSRHLVRAIEIDESLKMIEQCIDMMPKDPNFDPHAAVPKRVKPKAGEVYARGEAPRGELGFYIISDGKGTTPFRCKARSSCFVNLSLLPEMAKGQYIADVVAIIGSVDIVLGEVDR
- a CDS encoding NADH-quinone oxidoreductase subunit C, whose product is MSEEEKPKPKLSPALAAKMAAMKKKQEGGEEAAASQEGGEKPKAKLSPMMAARMAAKKSGDASPAPDKPKAEPVDENRDPEPHEMAYRVIKEKFGDAVSDLDNNPLMPFFTVENVDAWQAIAFFMREDERLRFDYMACLSGVDYGDGRLGVVYNFDALATHKHKLTVKVFCSKEDPRIPSVAEIWLTADWHEREAYDMYGIVFEGHPDMRRILCPDDWDGYPLRKDYKVQEVYHGIKVPY
- the nuoB gene encoding NADH-quinone oxidoreductase subunit NuoB; the encoded protein is MGLLDQKFDKGGVVITAAENVLNWARLSSLWPMGFGLACCAIEMMATNASNYDLERFGIFPRSSPRQSDLMIVAGTVTFKMAERVVRLYEQMPEPRYVLSMGSCSNCGGPYWEHGYHVVKGVDRIIPVDVYVPGCPPRPEALIGGLMKVQELIREEKFAGDRREAIERLKPKKVKAEDVIVETSASAKKLQEAAS
- a CDS encoding NADH-quinone oxidoreductase subunit A; its protein translation is MDYTISEFGKVFLFLLFGVVFVIGGYVSSRMLRPHRPNDEKLTSYECGEEAVGSAWVQFNIRFYVVALIFIIFDVEVLFLFPWATVFKQLGGFALFEAVIFVTILTLGLVYAWVKGDLDWVRPTPNVPKMPEKRFDNISSGRSQVVKEESVS
- a CDS encoding 4a-hydroxytetrahydrobiopterin dehydratase, with product MEIQEKLSHLPHWKATENNTAILREISFLDKKNGQSPFRNGLNFVEQAAELADEMNHHPDILLTYTKVEIRLTTHEKNGLTNIDFKLADAIEFLLSNL